The following coding sequences lie in one Arachis hypogaea cultivar Tifrunner chromosome 4, arahy.Tifrunner.gnm2.J5K5, whole genome shotgun sequence genomic window:
- the LOC112794742 gene encoding uncharacterized protein, whose product MGATPFHRSILEVRLPKHFDKPKDMRYDGTQDPLEHLTAFEARMNLEGVGDEVRCRAFPVTLARPAIRWFNGLPQGSIYGFSDISRAFLAQFATRMAKAKLPINLLGITQRQGEPTRKYLDRFNDECLEIDGLTDSVASLCLTNGLLNKNFRKHLTMKPVWTMHEIQTVAKEYINDEEVSHVVAANKWHSGYNQPRQQGNGERQKEQAREGAPSKAPRPFPQVGKFTNYTPLTLPIMEVYQQITEKGILPKPRPLKDRMGGNKNFYCDYHKGYGHQTQDCFDLKDALEQAIREGKLTEFSHLIREPRRRHHDQDEEGKTRSGKRRQEPEDRDHGLTVINVVTAKNAAPRSRSAHKKDAKVLAVSSSLVRSSKKPPSISFDPEDQWFDEAPENPPMVITARVGTGLVKRILVDMGEDSNIMFRNVFDALELRDADLSTHQHGVIGLGDHFIKLDGVISLPVSVGQAQGRRSAMAEFVVLRDSTAYNIILGRKTINDVEAIINTKLLVMKFVTDDGSIGSIRGDLEMAVACDNASLSLRKKSKEASGVFLADLDARVDDKPRPEPEGDLEKFMVGDTEEKFMFVNRNLPHELKEPLVEMIRANRDLFA is encoded by the coding sequence ATGGGCGCCACCCCATTCCATCGATCCATCCTCGAAGTCCGGTTGCCGAAGCACTTCGACAAACCAAaggacatgaggtacgatggaacCCAAGACCCTTTGGAACACCTCACAGCCTTCGAAGCAAGGATGAATCTGGAGGGAGTAGGGGACGAGGTGAGGTGCCGAGCCTTCCCGGTGACCCTGGCAAGACCCGCGATCAGATGGTTTAACGGCCTCCCGCAGGGGTCTATCTATGGGTTTTCGGACATCAGCCGTGCCTTCCTAGCCCAATTTGCAACACGAATGGCAAAGGCAAAGCTCCCGATCAACCTTCTGGGGATAACCCAGAGACAGGGAGAGCCGACCAGAAAATACCTGGAccggttcaacgacgaatgcttggaaaTTGACGGCCTAACTGATTCGGTGGCCAGCCTTTGTCTGACGAACGGCCTCCTTAACAAGAACTTTCGAAAGCACCTTACCATGAAACCAGTTTGGACGATGCACGAGATCCAAACGGTAGCCAAGGAGTACATAaatgacgaggaagtcagccatgtcgtggctgccaataaatGGCACTCCGGCTACAACCAACCTAGGCAACAAGGTAATGGAGAAAGACAAAAAGAACAAGCCAGGGAAGGAGCGCCGAGCAAGGCACCCAGGCCATTCCCCCAGGTCGGGAAATTCACCAACTACACTCCACTCACTCTTCCCATCATGGAAGTTTATCAGCAAATTACCGAGAAAGGAATCCTGCCGAAGCCCCGACCACTCAAGGACCGTATGGGGGGAAACAAGAACTTCTATTGTGACTATCACAAGGGCTATGGTCACCAAACACAGGACTGTTTTGACCTGAAAGATGCACTAGAACAAGCGATAAGGGAGGGTAAGCTAACAGAATTCTCCCATCTTATAAGGGAGCCGAGGAGGCGTCATCATGACCAAGACGAAGAAGGCAAAACCCGATCGGGAAAGCGGCGACAAGAGCCAGAAGACAGAGATCATGGCCTCACCGTGATAAACGTAGTGACGGCCAAAAACGCCGCACCAAGGTCGCGATCGGCGCACAAAAAAGATGCTAAGGTCTTGGCGGTCTCCTCCTCGCTGGTGCGAAGTTCTAAGAAGCCCCCTTCCATTTCTTTCGACCCGGAAGACCAGTGGTTTGACGAGGCCCCTGAAAACccacccatggtcatcacggccagagtgggaaccggTCTCGTCAAACGAATCCTTGTCGACATGGGGGAAGACTCGAATatcatgttccgcaacgtgttTGACGCACTGGAGTTAAGGGACGCCGACCTGTCAACTCACCAGCACGGGGTCATTGGTttgggcgaccacttcatcaaacTTGATGGAGTAATATCCCTGCCGGTCTCAGTGGGACAGGCTCAAGGCCGAAGATCGGCGATGGCAGAGTTCGTGGTCCTCCGAGATTCCACCgcctacaacatcatcttggGAAGGAAAACGATTAACGATGTTGAAGCGATAATCAACACAAAGCTGCTAGTCATGAAGTTTGTTACTGATGACGGATCTATAGGGTCCATAAGAGGAGACCTTGAGATGGCAGTCGCTTGTGACAACGCCAGCCTCTCCCTAAGGAAGAAATCCAAAGAGGCGTCCGGGGTGTTCCTAGCTGACCTGGACGCCAGAGTAGACGACAAACCCAGACCGGAACCAGAGGGGGACCTGGAAAAATTCATGGTCGGCGACACGGAGGAAAAATTCATGTTCGTCAACAGGAATCTCCCACATGAATTGAAGGAGCCCTTGGTTGAAATGATCAGGGCCAATAGGGATTTGTTTGCCTAG
- the LOC140184071 gene encoding uncharacterized protein, which produces MREPAVTLHLSRLGPSWMDPITSFLENDKLFVDEKDATKLRREAAKYAIIQGQLFKKGLNQPLLKCLHPDQTNYVLREVHEGCCGHHIGGKALARKLIQAGYYWPSMMADSREFFTEFLTGLGIRQKFSSVEHSQTNGQVESANKIILLGLKKRLDNKKGAWADELASVLWSYRTTEQSSTKETPFRLTYGLDAVIPVEIGEPSPRLLLKGVGGSRGEGPDR; this is translated from the exons ATGAGGGAGCCGGCGGTCACTCTGCACCTATCAAGGCTAGGCCCCTCATGGATGGACCCCATCACCAGCTTCTTAGAAAACGACAAACTTTTTGTCGACGAAAAGGATGCCACGAAACTGAGAAGGGAAGCGGCCAAGTACGCGATCATCCAGGGACAGCTATTCAAGAAAGGACTCAACCAGCCCCTACTGAAATGCCTACACCCCGACCAGACGAACTACGTCCTCAGGGAAGTCCATGAGGGTTGCTGTGGACATCACATAGGGGGCAAAGCCTTAGCAAGGAAGTTAATCCAAGCTGGGTACTATTGGCCATCAATGATGGCAGACTCCAGAGAATTC TTCACGGAGTTCCTCACCGGCTTGGGTATAAGACAGAAGTTCTCCTCGGTAGAGCACTCCCAAACAAACGGACAGGTGGAGTCCGCGAACAAGATTATCTTGTTAGGACTTAAGAAGCGACTGGATAATAAAAAAGGTGCTTGGGCTGACGAGCTTGCCTCGGTCCTCTGGTCTTACCGAACAACCGAACAGTCCTCCACCAAGGAGACCCCTTTCCGACTGACATATGGGTTAGATGCGGTAATACCCGTGGAAATCGGGGAACCGAGCCCGCGACTACTTTTGAAAGGAGTGGGGGGAAGCCGTGGAGAAGGACCTGATAGATGA
- the LOC112796490 gene encoding uncharacterized protein: MSSESAAKVTSIFVYPVKSCRGVSVSHAALSPYGFRWDRNWLVVNERGRGYTQRVEPRLALVEVEMPTEAFDEGWEPTKDSFIVLKAPGMQPLKISLCKEHEVADGVSLWDWSGSAWHEGPEAAKWFSDYLGKTSALIRFDIESQARLADPEYYHNEQKVLFTDGYQYLIASQGSLDVVNQHASEPIPINRFRANIFVEGCEPFDEDLWTKIKIGKHSFQSVRLCYRCKIPQVNQDTGEVGEEPAQTLRKIRSGKLLRPQGTHAQRVYFGQFLTWIQEDHSGNVIKLGDPIYVFDKVNHFSEAIA, translated from the exons aTGTCATCAGAATCAGCAGCTAAAGTTACTTCCATTTTCGTGTACCCTGTCAAATCATGCCGTGGAGTTTCAGTTTCTCATGCTGCTCTTAGTCCTTATG GATTTAGATGGGATCGAAATTGGTTGGTGGTGAATGAAAGAGGGAGAGGATACACTCAAAGGGTTGAGCCAAGGCTTGCTTTGGTTGAAGTTGAAATGCCAACTGAGGCATTTGATGAAGGCTGGGAGCCTACAAAGGATTCTTTTATTG TGTTGAAAGCACCTGGGATGCAACCTCTCAAAATTAGTTTGTGTAAAGAACATGAAGTAGCAGATGGTGTTTCTCTATGGGATTGGAGTGGATCTGCCTGGCATGAGGGACCAGAAGCAGCAAAGTGGTTCTCAGATTATTTAGGAAAAACCAGTGCTTTGATTCGCTTCGATATCG AGTCACAAGCTAGACTCGCAGATCCGGAATACTATCATAATGAACAAAAGGTCCTTTTTACTGATGGTTATCAATACTTAATTGCATCTCAG GGATCATTGGATGTAGTAAACCAGCATGCTTCAGAACCCATACCTATAAATCGTTTTAGAGCCAA TATCTTTGTTGAAGGTTGTGAACCATTTGATGAGGATTTATGGACAAAGATCAAGATAGGAAAGCACTCGTTTCAGAGTGTGAGGTTGTGCTATCGTTGTAAG ATACCTCAAGTGAATCAAGATACAGGGGAAGTTGGAGAAGAACCAGCTCAGACCCTGAGGAAAATTAGGTCTGGGAAACTCTTGAGGCCACAAGGAACACATGCACAAAGG GTATACTTTGGCCAGTTTTTAACTTGGATTCAGGAGGATCATTCTGGAAATGTCATCAAATTGGGGGATCCTATTTATGTCTTTGACAAGGTCAATCATTTCAGTGAAGCTATTGCTTGA
- the LOC112796489 gene encoding cationic amino acid transporter 5-like, whose product MADPLSQKSYWRWSKQDFLPEESFQSWNNYASALSQTWCRFKDRLMSRSDAAAETTELRRQSENDMKRCLTWWDLIWFGFGTVVGAGIFVLTGEEAHDTVGPAIVLSYGVSGFSAMLSVFCYTEFAVEVPVAGGSFAYLRIELGDFAAFIAAGNILLESIVGTAAVSRSWTSYFTSLLNKPENSLRIKTGLKDGYNLLDPIVVVVLAITSAIAISSTRKTSYFNWIASAVHTLVIIFVIFSGIFIADTSNLTPFLPFGAKGIFQAAAIVYFTYAGFDSVATMAEETKNPSTDIPIGLIGSMSIIIVIYCLMALTLSMMQNYKDIDTDAAFSAAFQSVGMKWAKYVVAFGALKGMTTVLLVGHI is encoded by the coding sequence ATGGCTGACCCTTTATCGCAAAAGAGCTATTggagatggagcaagcaagattTCTTGCCAGAAGAGTCCTTCCAAAGCTGGAACAACTATGCTTCTGCTCTGTCACAAACATGGTGCAGGTTCAAGGACCGCCTCATGAGCAGATCAGATGCTGCTGCTGAGACTACAGAACTCAGGAGGCAAAGTGAGAATGACATGAAGCGTTGTCTCACTTGGTGGGACCTAATCTGGTTCGGTTTTGGAACTGTGGTTGGTGCTGGAATCTTTGTACTAACCGGAGAAGAAGCTCATGATACTGTTGGGCCAGCTATTGTGTTGTCCTATGGTGTTTCAGGATTCTCAGCAATGTTATCAGTATTCTGCTACACAGAGTTCGCGGTCGAAGTTCCGGTAGCCGGCGGCTCTTTTGCTTACCTGAGAATTGAGTTGGGAGATTTTGCTGCCTTCATAGCTGCAGGGAACATTCTTCTTGAAAGCATTGTTGGAACTGCCGCGGTTTCGAGATCTTGGACTTCTTACTTCACAAGCCTTTTGAATAAACCAGAAAACTCCCTGCGGATCAAGACTGGTCTCAAAGACGGTTACAACTTGCTTGATCCTATTGTTGTTGTGGTCTTAGCAATTACTTCAGCAATTGCAATCAGCAGCACAAGGAAGACCTCATACTTCAAttggatagcatctgcagtccacaCTTTAGTTATTATATTTGTCATTTTTTCTGGAATTTTCATTGCAGATACATCAAATTTGACACCTTTTCTGCCTTTTGGTGCTAAGGGGATATTCCAAGCTGCTGCAATTGTTTATTTTACATATGCAGGGTTTGATAGCGTTGCAACAATGGCTGAAGAAACTAAGAACCCTTCAACCGATATACCAATAGGGCTTATTGGATCAATGTCGATTATCATAGTGATATATTGCCTAATGGCTCTTACACTCAGCATGATGCAGAATTACAAAGACATAGACACTGATGCAGCATTCTCTGCTGCATTTCAGAGTGTGGGAATGAAATGGGCTAAGTATGTTGTTGCTTTTGGTGCATTGAAGGGAATGACAACAGTTCTTCTTGTTGGACACATATAA
- the LOC112796488 gene encoding cationic amino acid transporter 5, producing the protein MASTRSYWRWSKQDFLPEESFQTWTNYTSALSQTWFRFKNRLTSRSDDETETTQLRKQSENEMKRCLSWWDLIWFGFGAVVGAGIFVLTGEEAHDTVGPAIILSYAVSGISAMLSVFCYTEFAVEVPVAGGSFAYLRIELGDFAAFIAAGNILLESIVGTAAVSRSWTSYFTSLLNKPKNSLRIKTGLKDGYNLLDPIAVVVLAAASAIAISSTRKTSYLNWIASAVNTLVILFVIIAGFVHADTSNLTPFLPFGAKGIFQAAAIVYFAYGGFDSIATMAEETKNPSRDIPIGLVGSMSMITVIYCLMALTLSMMQKYKDIDTDAAFSVAFQCVGMKWAKYVVAFGALKGMTTVLLVGALGQARYTTHIARSHMIPPWFALVHPKTGTPINATLLITISSACIAFFSSLDVLSSLLSISTLFIFMMMAVALLVRRYYVRGVTPRGNLLKLVAFLLLIIASSMGISACWGINPNGWIGYTITVPIWFLATLGMSLVLKQQRDPKVWGVPLVPWLPSISIAINIFLMGSLDSSAFIRFGICTGVMLIYYFFFGLHATYDMAHQQEKLQNENKIKQMETMENAGP; encoded by the exons ATGGCTTCTACAAGAAGTTATTggagatggagcaagcaagattTCTTGCCAGAAGAGTCCTTCCAAACCTGGACGAACTACACCTCTGCCCTCTCACAAACATGGTTCAGATTCAAGAACCGCCTAACATCAAGATCAGATGATGAAACCGAAACTACACAACTCAGAAAGCAAAGCGAGAATGAAATGAAGCGTTGCCTCAGTTGGTGGGACCTAATCTGGTTTGGTTTCGGAGCAGTGGTTGGTGCTGGAATCTTCGTTCTAACGGGAGAAGAAGCTCATGATACCGTTGGTCCAGCTATTATCTTATCCTATGCAGTTTCTGGAATCTCAGCAATGCTTTCAGTCTTCTGTTACACCGAATTCGCCGTCGAAGTTCCGGTAGCCGGCGGCTCTTTCGCTTACCTGAGGATTGAGTTGGGAGATTTTGCTGCCTTCATAGCTGCAGGGAACATTCTTCTTGAAAGCATTGTTGGAACTGCCGCGGTTTCCAGATCTTGGACTTCTTACTTCACAAGCCTTTTGAATAAACCAAAAAACTCCCTGCGGATCAAGACTGGTCTCAAAGACGGTTACAACTTGCTTGATCCTATTGCTGTTGTGGTTCTTGCCGCCGCCTCCGCCATCGCCATCAGCAGCACTAGGAAAACCTCCTACCTCAATTGGATTGCATCTGCTGTCAACACTTTGGTGATTTTGTTTGTGATCATTGCAGGCTTTGTTCATGCGGACACATCAAATTTGACACCTTTTCTCCCATTTGGTGCTAAAG GAATATTTCAAGCTGCCGCAATTGTTTATTTTGCATATGGGGGTTTTGATAGCATTGCAACAATGGCTGAAGAAACCAAGAACCCTTCAAGGGACATACCAATAGGGCTTGTTGGATCAATGTCGATGATCACAGTGATATATTGCCTAATGGCGCTTACACTCAGCATGATGCAGAAGTACAAAGACATAGACACTGATGCAGCATTCTCTGTTGCGTTTCAGTGTGTGGGAATGAAATGGGCTAAGTATGTTGTTGCTTTTGGTGCATTGAAGGGTATGACAACCGTTCTTCTTGTTGGGGCATTGGGACAAGCACGTTACACCACTCACATTGCACGTTCACACATGATCCCTCCATGGTTTGCCCTTGTTCATCCAAAGACAG GAACACCTATAAATGCAACACTGTTAATCACAATCTCAAGTGCTTGCATAGCATTTTTCTCAAGCTTGGATGTGTTGTCAAGCTTGTTATCAATAAGCACACTCTTCATCTTCATGATGATGGCTGTGGCACTTTTGGTTAGGAGGTACTATGTGAGAGGTGTGACACCTAGGGGAAACCTTTTAAAGCTAGTAGCATTCTTGCTACTAATCATTGCTTCATCAATGGGGATTTCAGCTTGTTGGGGCATAAACCCTAATGGATGGATTGGATATACAATAACTGTTCCTATATGGTTCTTGGCCACATTAGGCATGTCACTTGTTTTGAAACAGCAAAGGGATCCTAAGGTTTGGGGAGTTCCACTTGTTCCATGGTTGCCatcaatttcaattgcaattaaTATATTCCTAATGGGATCTTTGGATTCATCAGCATTCATAAGATTTGGAATTTGCACTGGGGTAATGTTGATATACTATTTTTTCTTTGGACTACATGCAACTTATGACAtggctcatcaacaagaaaagttGCAAAATGAGAACAAAATTAAGCAAATGGAGACCATGGAGAATGCAGGGCCTTAA